A stretch of Chitinophaga caeni DNA encodes these proteins:
- a CDS encoding VOC family protein has product MTPNVNSINWFEIPVLDFERAKKFYEYIFDLHMIEMEINDVKMALFPSELNSRKVHGALCQGEGYEPSHKGVIIYLNGNPDLLEILNRVPKAGGKITLAKTMINEELGYMAFFNDTEGNRMALHSEQ; this is encoded by the coding sequence ATGACACCCAATGTAAACTCCATCAACTGGTTCGAGATACCCGTCCTCGATTTTGAAAGAGCCAAAAAATTCTACGAATACATCTTCGATCTGCATATGATAGAAATGGAGATCAACGATGTTAAAATGGCTTTATTTCCCAGTGAGCTAAATAGTAGGAAAGTTCATGGCGCACTTTGCCAAGGCGAAGGCTATGAGCCTTCACATAAAGGTGTAATTATCTATTTAAATGGCAACCCGGATTTGTTGGAAATTTTGAACCGTGTACCCAAAGCCGGCGGAAAAATAACATTAGCCAAAACCATGATTAATGAAGAATTAGGCTACATGGCATTTTTTAATGACACCGAAGGCAACAGGATGGCATTGCATTCTGAACAGTAA
- the lptC gene encoding LPS export ABC transporter periplasmic protein LptC has product MRQILLYSVFLAIVSLAACENDIAEVAAFDDKNTGVEKADSIEAIYSQIGIVKGRLISPYMERHIESAKPYAEFPKGLHVDFYEDSTLQVTGTLDADYGKYFDVEGDILLKKHVVFINFKEKRRLDCEELRWDAKKAKFISETNIRISTPTDTLYGTGMQTDQNFKNYEIYVPRGSLPGEFMNVERGAEVSTDSTVSNAADTAVTGLPKPPAARDSFRLRSPQIKPGSNKAKLPQQ; this is encoded by the coding sequence TTGAGACAGATACTTTTATACAGCGTTTTTCTTGCCATTGTTAGTTTGGCCGCCTGCGAAAATGATATCGCGGAAGTGGCCGCCTTCGATGACAAAAATACGGGCGTAGAAAAGGCTGATAGCATAGAAGCTATTTATAGCCAGATTGGTATTGTAAAAGGAAGGTTGATTTCTCCTTACATGGAAAGGCATATCGAATCGGCGAAACCTTATGCCGAATTTCCAAAAGGGCTACATGTTGATTTCTATGAAGATAGCACCTTGCAAGTTACCGGTACCCTGGATGCCGACTATGGCAAGTATTTCGATGTTGAAGGAGATATCCTGTTAAAGAAACACGTTGTATTTATAAACTTCAAAGAGAAACGCCGCCTGGATTGCGAAGAACTAAGGTGGGATGCCAAGAAAGCCAAGTTCATTTCAGAAACCAATATCAGGATTTCAACTCCGACCGATACCCTGTACGGAACAGGCATGCAAACAGATCAAAATTTCAAGAACTATGAAATTTATGTGCCGAGGGGTTCATTACCGGGTGAATTTATGAACGTAGAAAGAGGTGCGGAAGTTTCCACTGATTCAACGGTGTCAAACGCTGCTGACACAGCCGTAACCGGATTACCTAAACCGCCTGCCGCAAGGGACAGCTTTAGGCTACGGAGCCCCCAAATAAAACCTGGTTCCAACAAAGCCAAGTTACCACAGCAATAA
- a CDS encoding type III pantothenate kinase produces MIGRFLCVDFGNSRQKCALMEHGQLKDEIYFTAGEDLLQQVQGVVRKENPQAVILSSVINHPPGLEAWLNQHVQFIKLGHQTPLPIKIMYDKPTTLGVDRIALSVGAWSKFPGQHSLVIAAGSAITYNFVHKSGSLIGGGISPGIEMRFKALHSFTDQLPLVEASTQYSMIGYNTRQSILSGVMEGAVAEVSGMIQSYAQKYRNFNVLLTGGNLEFFASRLKNKIFADPFLLYQGLNSILELNAMDQS; encoded by the coding sequence ATGATTGGGCGATTTTTATGTGTCGATTTCGGGAATTCAAGGCAAAAATGTGCCTTGATGGAGCATGGGCAGCTAAAAGATGAGATATATTTTACTGCCGGGGAAGATCTATTACAACAAGTGCAGGGCGTTGTAAGGAAGGAAAACCCCCAAGCTGTAATCTTATCTTCCGTTATCAACCATCCGCCGGGGTTAGAAGCATGGCTTAACCAGCATGTTCAATTTATCAAGCTGGGGCATCAAACTCCGTTACCAATTAAAATAATGTACGATAAACCGACTACCCTCGGGGTAGACAGGATTGCACTGTCGGTTGGCGCATGGTCAAAGTTTCCGGGGCAGCATAGCCTGGTAATCGCAGCAGGTTCCGCCATTACTTACAATTTTGTTCACAAGTCGGGAAGTTTGATCGGTGGGGGTATCAGCCCGGGTATAGAGATGCGTTTTAAAGCATTACACAGCTTTACGGATCAATTGCCCTTGGTGGAAGCCAGCACCCAATATTCAATGATCGGCTACAACACCAGGCAATCGATTTTGAGTGGTGTAATGGAAGGGGCGGTAGCAGAAGTTAGCGGTATGATCCAGTCCTACGCCCAAAAGTACCGGAACTTTAACGTGCTTTTAACAGGGGGAAATTTGGAATTTTTTGCTTCCCGCCTTAAAAATAAGATATTTGCAGACCCATTTTTATTATATCAAGGCTTAAATTCAATACTCGAACTCAATGCAATGGATCAAAGCTAG
- a CDS encoding LON peptidase substrate-binding domain-containing protein produces MTNFIPIFPLNVVVYPGEHLNLHIFEPRYKQLTRECWEEGKPFGIPTVLNDKVGEYGTLVQINSIEKEYENGELDIKTEGVKVFRVLEIIRDVPEKLYAGAVVNYPDEEAAQHQKLLKQVVGAVRELHKILQIDKNFKKEDEALLSYDIAHHAGLSLEEEYELLQYFNETFRLEYLKRHLYKVIPMMAEMENLKERVKLNGHFKNLSVDNF; encoded by the coding sequence ATGACAAATTTTATTCCCATATTTCCATTGAATGTAGTGGTATATCCAGGAGAACACCTCAATTTGCACATATTCGAACCGAGGTACAAGCAATTAACCAGGGAGTGTTGGGAAGAGGGGAAGCCATTTGGCATTCCTACCGTGCTGAATGACAAAGTTGGTGAATACGGGACCTTGGTACAGATCAACTCGATCGAAAAGGAATACGAGAACGGCGAATTGGACATTAAGACTGAAGGGGTGAAGGTATTCCGCGTACTGGAGATAATCAGGGATGTGCCTGAAAAATTATATGCAGGCGCCGTGGTTAATTACCCCGATGAAGAAGCCGCCCAGCATCAAAAACTATTAAAGCAGGTGGTAGGAGCAGTTAGGGAGTTGCATAAAATCTTGCAGATTGATAAGAATTTTAAGAAGGAAGACGAGGCATTATTATCCTACGATATAGCCCATCATGCGGGTCTCTCCCTGGAAGAAGAGTACGAGTTGCTTCAATATTTCAATGAAACTTTCCGCCTGGAATATTTGAAAAGACACCTTTATAAAGTCATTCCCATGATGGCCGAGATGGAAAATTTAAAAGAAAGGGTGAAATTGAACGGTCATTTCAAGAATTTATCTGTAGATAATTTTTAA
- a CDS encoding cytochrome C oxidase subunit IV family protein has product MEHTSEELIYRHAPQDKSTKTIWKTFWILLAITIVEIVFAFIHLEYHWPARWILNGFFIIMTLFKAYFIVDEFMHLGHEVKNLIMTIIMPLLLFVWFIIAFLYEGDAWKNLRKDLAPGTPAAVEAPAAPAHGAHH; this is encoded by the coding sequence ATGGAACATACATCAGAAGAACTGATTTATCGTCACGCACCGCAAGATAAGTCTACTAAGACGATCTGGAAAACTTTCTGGATCTTATTAGCTATCACTATCGTGGAAATCGTTTTCGCATTTATTCACTTGGAATACCATTGGCCTGCAAGATGGATTTTAAATGGTTTCTTCATCATCATGACCTTGTTTAAAGCATACTTCATCGTGGATGAATTTATGCACTTAGGTCATGAAGTGAAAAATCTGATTATGACGATTATTATGCCTTTGTTGCTTTTCGTATGGTTTATCATCGCGTTCTTATATGAGGGAGATGCTTGGAAAAACCTTCGTAAAGATTTAGCGCCCGGTACCCCGGCTGCTGTAGAAGCTCCTGCTGCCCCGGCACATGGCGCTCATCACTAA
- a CDS encoding S9 family peptidase: MNKLFPAAFAGLALLISPMLADAQTKKDLSFDEIWKNQPKGFYNSLPRIGEWADNDAYIEIRTDANGKSQSYRVTADKGKASVYVPPVGTHNVVYVKDNDVFIKTPAGEETRLTNNGEEEKNPTLSPDEKYVAFTRNNNLYAVEVASKKETQFTRDGSDVIYNGWASWVYYEEILGRATRYRAFWWSPDSRHIAFMRFDDTKVPIFPIYSEVGQHGYLENTRYPKAGDPNPTVKMGIVPVTGGHIAWADFDEQEDQYFGTPFWTPDGSALWMQWMPRDQNNLKIYAIDPASGKKKEMYDEKQDTWVDWYYDVNFLKNNKGFIVLSSKSGWDHIYHYNMDGSLNKQITNGDWRVKDVLLVDEKKNLVYFTARKEATTRYDLYKVSLEGGTPTRLTFGDYSHSVKLSPSGKYFITTYSNLSTPTKVALLNTNGKIIRELGDMKGPEFDKYNLAPTLLTSYKTRDGLTLPMTIMWPLHMEAGKKYPVLISVYGGPDAGSIYEIWPRGLAKQWLAKEGVIQVTIDNRAGGHLGKIGMNYIHRNLGIHEIEDFMDATRWLNTREGVNPDKVCITGGSFGGYMTCMALTYGADVFKYGIASFSVTDWQLYDSHYTERYMDTPADNPEGYKNTAVMTHADKYKGLLRIVHGTMDDNVHMQNSIQLVDKLEDLNKHFEFMLYPGERHGWGGLKSRHSTLEAYRFYYNNLLEKQLPKEFYTHWK; the protein is encoded by the coding sequence ATGAACAAATTATTCCCAGCAGCTTTTGCCGGGTTAGCGCTGTTAATTAGCCCTATGCTAGCGGATGCGCAAACAAAAAAAGATCTCAGCTTCGATGAGATTTGGAAAAATCAACCCAAAGGTTTTTACAATTCTTTACCCCGCATCGGTGAATGGGCAGATAATGATGCTTATATCGAAATTCGTACTGATGCCAACGGTAAATCCCAATCATACAGGGTTACTGCCGATAAAGGTAAAGCCAGCGTGTATGTACCACCGGTAGGAACGCATAATGTCGTGTACGTGAAAGATAACGATGTGTTCATTAAAACCCCGGCAGGCGAAGAAACCAGGCTTACCAACAACGGGGAAGAAGAAAAAAATCCAACCCTCTCTCCAGATGAAAAATACGTGGCCTTCACCCGGAATAATAACCTCTATGCCGTGGAAGTTGCCAGCAAAAAAGAAACGCAATTCACAAGGGATGGTTCCGACGTAATTTATAATGGTTGGGCTTCTTGGGTTTATTATGAAGAAATTTTAGGTCGTGCCACGAGATACCGCGCCTTTTGGTGGAGCCCCGATAGTCGCCATATAGCGTTCATGCGTTTCGATGATACGAAAGTGCCGATCTTCCCGATCTATAGCGAAGTAGGTCAACATGGCTACCTGGAGAATACCCGTTACCCCAAAGCGGGGGATCCGAACCCAACGGTGAAAATGGGTATTGTACCCGTAACCGGGGGGCACATTGCCTGGGCCGATTTCGATGAACAAGAAGATCAATATTTCGGTACTCCTTTTTGGACTCCCGATGGCAGCGCCCTATGGATGCAATGGATGCCGCGTGATCAAAATAATTTAAAAATCTACGCCATCGATCCTGCTTCCGGTAAAAAGAAAGAGATGTATGATGAGAAACAGGATACTTGGGTGGATTGGTATTATGATGTCAATTTCTTAAAAAACAATAAAGGCTTTATCGTGCTGAGCAGCAAATCCGGGTGGGATCATATTTACCATTACAATATGGACGGCTCTTTAAACAAACAAATCACCAACGGCGATTGGCGGGTAAAGGATGTATTGTTAGTTGATGAAAAGAAAAATCTCGTCTACTTTACGGCCCGTAAAGAAGCCACTACGCGGTACGACTTGTATAAAGTGAGCCTGGAAGGCGGTACACCTACACGGCTGACCTTCGGTGATTATTCCCATAGCGTGAAACTTTCCCCTTCCGGAAAATATTTCATCACCACTTATAGCAATCTCAGCACACCAACGAAAGTTGCTTTGTTAAATACCAACGGCAAAATCATCCGGGAACTGGGAGATATGAAAGGGCCGGAATTTGATAAATATAACTTGGCGCCAACCTTGCTGACCAGCTACAAAACCCGGGATGGTCTGACCTTACCCATGACCATCATGTGGCCGCTACATATGGAAGCAGGTAAAAAATACCCGGTATTAATTTCCGTTTACGGCGGACCGGATGCGGGCAGCATTTATGAAATATGGCCACGGGGATTAGCAAAACAGTGGCTTGCGAAAGAAGGAGTTATCCAAGTAACGATCGATAATAGGGCAGGTGGTCACCTCGGAAAAATCGGCATGAACTACATCCACCGCAACTTGGGCATCCACGAAATTGAAGATTTCATGGACGCTACCCGTTGGTTGAATACCAGGGAAGGGGTGAATCCGGATAAGGTTTGTATCACCGGCGGTAGCTTTGGCGGCTATATGACCTGCATGGCCTTGACTTATGGCGCCGATGTATTCAAATACGGGATTGCCAGCTTCTCCGTAACAGACTGGCAATTATATGATAGTCATTATACCGAAAGATATATGGACACCCCGGCAGATAATCCCGAAGGATATAAAAATACGGCAGTTATGACGCATGCCGATAAGTACAAAGGTTTGCTAAGAATCGTTCATGGTACGATGGATGATAATGTTCATATGCAAAACAGCATTCAACTTGTCGATAAACTCGAAGATTTGAATAAGCATTTCGAATTTATGTTATATCCGGGTGAACGTCATGGTTGGGGAGGACTTAAGTCGCGCCATTCAACCCTGGAAGCATACCGTTTTTATTACAACAACTTATTGGAAAAACAATTACCAAAGGAATTTTACACCCATTGGAAATAG
- a CDS encoding tRNA-binding protein — translation METITWNDFEKINIRVGTIIEAKVFEKAKRPAYQLLIDFGSEIGLRKSSAQITDLYNVNDLIGKQIIAVINFPVKQIANFFSECLVLGAVDENKQVILLQADRKVENGLKIA, via the coding sequence ATGGAAACGATCACATGGAACGATTTTGAGAAAATTAATATACGTGTCGGAACGATTATCGAGGCCAAGGTATTTGAAAAGGCTAAGCGGCCGGCATATCAACTTTTAATTGACTTTGGATCAGAAATCGGGCTCCGAAAATCCTCGGCGCAGATTACAGATCTTTATAATGTTAATGATTTGATTGGAAAACAAATTATCGCGGTTATCAACTTTCCGGTGAAGCAAATTGCGAACTTTTTTTCCGAATGCCTGGTACTAGGAGCGGTCGATGAAAATAAACAAGTGATTCTTTTACAAGCAGATAGGAAGGTTGAAAACGGTCTGAAAATCGCCTAA
- the meaB gene encoding methylmalonyl Co-A mutase-associated GTPase MeaB — protein sequence MLIFVILPPAGIMIANYLTGLLKGDIRSLSRCISIVENESAGFEELLEKLPGANSTKIVGITGPPGAGKSTLVNELIQSLLKVGKKVAIIAVDPSSPFNMGALLGDRIRMSQHFNSPNVYIRSLASRGALGGLSPKIIEIAEVVKAAHFDYLFIETVGVGQSEVDIAGIADTSIVVLVPEAGDEIQTMKAGLMEIANIFVVNKSDRPTADTFVKNLRLLAHTKRSESWEIPVIKSIATRGVGIDAIIEAINKHQEALEQIPARKALLLTDKLYQLIQYRRMHDINKLELLNVVKEELEKGNFNLYKMVKSFVN from the coding sequence ATGCTTATTTTCGTAATCTTACCACCGGCAGGAATTATGATAGCAAATTATTTAACAGGGTTATTGAAAGGAGATATACGATCCTTGTCGCGATGTATTTCCATCGTGGAAAATGAATCGGCAGGGTTTGAAGAGTTGCTGGAGAAGTTACCGGGTGCGAATAGCACGAAGATTGTAGGTATTACAGGCCCCCCGGGTGCCGGAAAAAGTACCTTGGTAAATGAATTAATCCAATCATTGCTGAAAGTGGGGAAAAAAGTTGCTATTATCGCCGTGGATCCATCTTCCCCATTTAACATGGGAGCATTACTCGGGGACCGTATCAGGATGAGCCAGCATTTCAACAGCCCCAATGTATATATACGATCATTAGCTAGCCGTGGCGCCTTGGGCGGACTAAGCCCCAAAATCATCGAGATTGCAGAAGTTGTGAAAGCAGCCCATTTCGACTATTTATTTATAGAAACAGTTGGGGTAGGACAAAGCGAGGTTGACATCGCGGGTATTGCCGATACAAGTATCGTAGTATTGGTTCCCGAAGCGGGAGATGAAATACAAACGATGAAAGCCGGGTTAATGGAAATTGCCAACATATTTGTCGTAAATAAATCTGATCGTCCCACGGCGGATACTTTCGTGAAGAACCTCCGGTTATTGGCCCATACAAAACGGAGCGAAAGCTGGGAAATCCCGGTAATTAAGTCCATAGCTACGCGGGGAGTTGGAATTGACGCTATCATTGAAGCGATCAACAAACACCAGGAGGCCTTAGAACAGATACCGGCAAGGAAAGCATTGTTATTAACAGACAAACTTTACCAGCTTATACAATACCGGCGCATGCATGATATTAACAAATTGGAGTTATTGAATGTTGTTAAAGAAGAATTGGAAAAGGGGAACTTCAATCTTTATAAAATGGTAAAAAGTTTTGTTAATTGA
- a CDS encoding DNA alkylation repair protein → MPHSYSESILLFFYHYKNATSASPMAKYMKGQFEFLGIPSPRRKFLLNEFILSNGLPTKEELSRVMKDLWESPYREMQYVAIDTWDKMRKHLVPNDIKLIEYLIVHKSWWDTVDFLASHAAADFFKRFPAEMRPVTSRWIHSNNMWLQRSAILFQVHYKDKTDQKLLYQYIAQQCSSKEFFIQKAIGTALRQYAKIAPKSVYHFVSSTDLAPLSKREALKHIG, encoded by the coding sequence ATGCCACATTCATATTCAGAATCGATACTTTTATTCTTTTACCATTATAAAAATGCAACATCTGCCAGCCCGATGGCAAAATACATGAAAGGGCAATTCGAATTTTTAGGCATCCCATCGCCAAGAAGAAAATTCCTTCTCAATGAATTTATCCTTTCGAATGGACTGCCAACTAAAGAAGAACTGAGCCGTGTAATGAAAGATCTCTGGGAAAGCCCCTATAGAGAAATGCAATATGTTGCAATAGATACCTGGGATAAAATGAGGAAACACCTGGTTCCTAATGATATCAAGTTAATAGAGTATTTAATCGTACATAAATCGTGGTGGGATACAGTTGATTTTTTAGCGAGCCATGCAGCGGCAGATTTCTTTAAGAGATTCCCCGCTGAAATGCGGCCGGTTACCTCGCGTTGGATCCATTCAAACAATATGTGGTTGCAAAGAAGCGCCATTTTATTTCAAGTACATTACAAGGATAAAACAGATCAAAAACTACTGTATCAATATATTGCACAACAATGTTCATCTAAAGAATTTTTTATCCAGAAGGCCATCGGCACAGCCTTGCGACAATATGCCAAAATAGCCCCGAAATCGGTTTACCATTTTGTTAGTTCAACAGATCTAGCGCCCTTATCGAAGCGGGAAGCATTAAAGCATATTGGTTAA
- a CDS encoding potassium channel beta subunit family protein codes for MEYRRLGKTGLQLSVLSFGSWVTFHKQIDDQLVDQLMGIAYDHGINFFDNAEVYALGQSELMMGRILKKKNWDRTSYTVSSKAFFGSRGKENKPNQTGLSRKHLVEACHEALQRLQVDYLDLYYCHRPDKNTPIEEVVWTMNLLIQQGKILYWGTSEWSAQEIMEAHMVARELHLIGPAMEQPEYNMFNRTKVEKDYLQIYKTVGLGTTIWSPLASGLLTGKYNDGIPEGSRLGLEGFEWLKDSTYVEEKLQKVRNLKKVADQLGTSLATLSIAWCIQNPNVTTAILGATKPQQLEENLKAIEVVKQLTADLMAQIEGIIKTAPIQPLY; via the coding sequence ATGGAATACAGAAGGTTAGGTAAAACAGGATTACAATTAAGTGTATTGTCTTTCGGGAGCTGGGTAACTTTCCATAAGCAGATTGATGACCAGTTAGTAGATCAGCTTATGGGAATTGCCTACGATCATGGTATCAATTTCTTTGACAATGCCGAAGTGTATGCATTGGGCCAGTCTGAACTAATGATGGGGCGGATACTGAAGAAAAAAAATTGGGACAGAACTTCGTATACAGTTTCGAGTAAAGCTTTTTTCGGAAGTAGGGGTAAGGAAAATAAGCCTAATCAAACCGGTTTAAGCCGCAAACACCTGGTAGAAGCTTGCCATGAAGCATTACAACGGTTACAGGTCGATTACCTGGATTTGTATTATTGTCACCGTCCGGATAAAAACACGCCTATCGAGGAGGTGGTATGGACGATGAACTTATTAATTCAGCAAGGAAAGATCTTGTACTGGGGTACTTCTGAATGGAGCGCCCAAGAAATTATGGAAGCCCATATGGTAGCGCGCGAATTGCATTTGATTGGACCGGCCATGGAGCAACCGGAATATAATATGTTCAACAGAACTAAGGTTGAGAAGGATTATTTGCAAATCTATAAAACTGTAGGCCTAGGTACCACGATATGGTCGCCGCTGGCTTCAGGTTTATTGACCGGAAAGTATAACGATGGCATCCCCGAAGGCTCCCGTTTAGGTTTGGAAGGGTTTGAATGGTTGAAAGATTCAACTTACGTGGAAGAGAAACTACAGAAAGTTCGGAACTTGAAAAAAGTTGCTGATCAGTTGGGAACGAGCTTGGCAACATTATCAATCGCTTGGTGTATTCAAAATCCAAATGTTACTACGGCGATTTTAGGCGCCACGAAACCGCAACAACTGGAAGAGAATCTGAAAGCCATTGAAGTGGTAAAACAATTAACGGCCGATCTAATGGCGCAGATCGAAGGAATTATAAAAACAGCGCCGATCCAACCGCTTTATTAA
- a CDS encoding MarR family winged helix-turn-helix transcriptional regulator, translated as MAKEFTFNPAQQSSNTASKIVAALERLSEAFRVLMWQEAKQHGISSTIQVQLLTFLLHYPKEQKTITYLAEHFNLTKATISDAVKTLEQKGYLKREVIPNDTRSHSLVLTKQGKSLAAKVEQFAQPMQKTIANIPSAQQAYLLEQLMEIIYDLNCNDVINVQHMCFNCNYYEQKSRGHYCQFVKKNLKAADLRVECPEFLLAEA; from the coding sequence ATGGCAAAAGAGTTTACCTTTAACCCAGCTCAACAATCAAGCAATACCGCCAGCAAGATTGTTGCCGCCCTGGAGCGGTTATCAGAAGCATTCCGCGTTTTAATGTGGCAAGAGGCCAAGCAACATGGCATTAGCAGTACGATTCAAGTACAATTGCTAACGTTCTTATTACATTATCCGAAAGAACAAAAGACGATCACTTACTTGGCAGAACATTTTAATTTGACCAAGGCAACGATCAGTGATGCGGTAAAAACCTTGGAACAAAAAGGATATTTAAAACGGGAAGTTATACCAAACGATACCCGCAGCCATAGCTTAGTACTGACCAAGCAGGGAAAGTCCTTGGCAGCCAAGGTGGAACAGTTTGCACAACCGATGCAAAAAACCATAGCAAACATCCCCTCCGCACAGCAGGCTTACTTGCTGGAACAATTAATGGAAATTATTTACGATCTGAATTGTAATGATGTGATTAATGTTCAACATATGTGCTTTAATTGCAACTATTACGAACAGAAATCAAGGGGGCATTATTGCCAATTTGTAAAGAAGAATTTAAAAGCTGCCGACCTAAGGGTAGAATGCCCGGAGTTCTTGTTGGCAGAAGCGTAA
- a CDS encoding SCO family protein, whose translation MGFLIVDHYSKNIVSIPRYYVAEGVDTVFKDGKTTYDTVYHQVKNFQLTNQLGQQVSLDDLDGKIVVVNLFFTHCPVVCPKLTKNIKSLQDAFVKNDTLVQFLSLSVDPVRDSVSQLKRYADHFDIDPGNWWLMTGSKQEIYDLARHELFVSATEGDGGPNDFIHSEKLIVLDKNRYIRGYYNGLDSTDLGRCAADVAFLFLEKDHTKPGLLKRIFSGGDH comes from the coding sequence GTGGGGTTTTTGATAGTAGATCATTACAGTAAAAATATTGTATCCATACCGAGGTATTACGTTGCCGAAGGTGTGGATACTGTTTTTAAAGACGGTAAGACTACTTACGATACGGTATATCATCAAGTCAAAAATTTCCAATTAACCAACCAACTAGGTCAGCAGGTAAGCCTTGATGATCTCGATGGGAAAATCGTAGTAGTGAATTTATTCTTTACCCATTGCCCGGTAGTTTGTCCGAAATTAACTAAGAATATCAAATCACTACAGGATGCTTTCGTTAAAAACGATACGCTGGTACAGTTTCTTTCGCTTTCCGTTGATCCGGTAAGGGATAGTGTTTCGCAATTGAAGCGTTACGCGGATCATTTCGATATCGATCCCGGAAACTGGTGGTTAATGACAGGAAGTAAACAGGAAATATATGACTTGGCCCGTCATGAACTTTTTGTTTCAGCTACGGAAGGTGATGGTGGCCCCAATGATTTTATACATAGCGAGAAGCTGATCGTACTGGATAAGAACCGCTATATCAGGGGGTATTATAATGGGTTAGATTCAACCGATTTAGGTCGTTGCGCAGCAGATGTGGCGTTCCTCTTCCTTGAAAAAGATCATACGAAACCGGGTTTGCTCAAAAGAATATTTAGCGGGGGCGATCATTAA
- a CDS encoding DMT family transporter — translation MAWLFLIIGGLFEIGFTISLKYAENFTKLYPSISFVICITLSFLFLNRAINQGIPIGTAYAVWTGIGAAGTAIAGMLLFKEPAFFWRVFFLLMLIGSIIGLKFVSPE, via the coding sequence ATGGCATGGTTATTCTTAATAATCGGTGGATTATTTGAAATTGGCTTTACCATTTCATTGAAATACGCGGAGAACTTTACCAAGTTATACCCATCGATCAGCTTCGTAATCTGTATTACGCTTAGTTTCCTATTTCTAAACAGGGCCATTAACCAAGGCATTCCCATCGGTACGGCTTATGCCGTGTGGACGGGTATCGGGGCGGCAGGAACGGCCATTGCCGGGATGTTGTTGTTCAAGGAGCCGGCATTTTTTTGGAGGGTATTTTTCTTGTTGATGTTGATCGGATCGATCATAGGTCTAAAGTTCGTATCCCCCGAGTAG
- a CDS encoding DUF420 domain-containing protein, which produces MELKNRNLNVPIAIISIVIPVVVAILFYLPHPGIEAGFDIRILPLFHAILNSATAVLLAASLYFIKNQYKKAHKIANLIAVVLSIVFLLSYVTYHFLAPKTMFGDMNHDLVLDAAEKAAVGSVRYVYYFILLTHIVLAAIIIPFVLFTLLRAFQGDWPKHRKIAKITWPMWFYVAVTGVIVYIMISPYYV; this is translated from the coding sequence ATGGAACTGAAGAATAGGAACTTGAATGTACCGATAGCCATCATTTCTATCGTGATACCGGTGGTGGTAGCCATCTTATTCTACCTCCCGCACCCGGGAATTGAGGCCGGTTTCGACATCAGGATATTACCACTTTTCCACGCCATCTTGAACTCGGCTACCGCTGTGCTTTTGGCGGCAAGTCTTTATTTCATTAAGAATCAATATAAGAAAGCGCATAAAATAGCGAACTTGATAGCGGTTGTATTATCAATAGTGTTCCTGTTGAGCTATGTTACGTACCATTTCCTGGCGCCCAAAACAATGTTTGGTGATATGAACCATGACCTTGTACTGGATGCCGCGGAGAAGGCCGCGGTGGGTAGCGTGCGTTATGTTTATTATTTTATCCTGCTTACACACATCGTATTGGCGGCAATCATTATCCCATTTGTACTCTTTACTTTGCTGAGAGCCTTTCAAGGAGATTGGCCAAAGCATCGTAAAATTGCTAAGATTACTTGGCCCATGTGGTTTTATGTAGCAGTAACCGGGGTAATCGTATATATTATGATTTCTCCTTATTATGTTTAA